In Sphingomonas sp. JUb134, the sequence CGACGCTGTGTCGCCCGAGATCGGGCAATGGGTGCCCCGCACGCCAGTGGTACTGCGCATTCTGTTCGTCCCCGCTCTTCCTGCGGGGGCGGGCGACTTCACCCAGGTCTAGAAACGGGAGTGAGGGCGGCAGCGGAACTGACAACTTGTTGTTCTCCGGCGGCCCGACGCTTCGCCCGGGTCCGGAACAGAATGAAAACCATCGGGCGTCCTTTGTCCAGTACCCTGCCGGTCGCCGTGCATTCGAGGCTTCCGACCGACTTGCTTGTTGCGTCGCGACTCGGCATATGCCATCGTTCCCGCAATGTTCCGTGGAGGATGTTGTGGCGGACGGCAGTGCAATCGAATGGACGGATGCGACGTGGAATCCCGTGACGGGTTGCACGAAGATCACGTCCGGTTGCGACAACTGCTACGCCGCCCGCTTCTCTGAGCGGTTCAGGGGAGTCCCCGGTCACCCGTTCGAAAGCGGTTTCGACCTGACGCTTCGTCCCGAGCGGCTTCGGCAGCCGCTGTCTTGGCGACGGCCGCGCATGATCTTCGTGAATTCCATGAGCGACCTCTTCCACAAGGAGGTTCCCGTCGCCTTCGTGAACCAGGTGTTCGATACGATGGAGCAGGCGGATTGGCACGTGTTCCAGGTGCTGACCAAACGCAGTTCCCTGATGCGCGACTACCTTCAGCAGCGGTATGCCGATCGTTCGCCGCCGGCGAACGTGTGGCTCGGCGTGTCGGTCGAGGCGGCAGCGGCGAAGTCCAGGATCGAACATCTGCGACAGGCGCCCGCGGCCGTGCGCTTCCTGTCGATCGAGCCGCTCATCGCGCAAGTCGGCGCGATGGACCTGACCGGCATCCACTGGGTCATTGCGGGCGGTGAGAGCGGTCCTGGCGCCCGTCCGATGCACATCGATTGGGCACGCGAGGTGAGGAACGAGTGCTCGCGGCAGGGCGTCGCGTTCTTCTTCAAGCAATGGGGGGGCCTGCGGCCAAAGACGGGTGGTCGCGAGCTGGACGGCAGAGAGTGGAACGAGATGCCGCGGCGGACTGCCGCCTGAAACGCGCCTGACTGCTCGATAGTGCTCACACTGTGCCGATGACGCACGATGCTGACGCCGGACCGGGGAGGAACTTCTCCTGGTCGTCCAGCGCGCCTGAACACGTCGCTTGTTGACTTGCTTCATGCCCGCTCGAGTTCGACGGCGGTTGCGGGTTGATGCCGATCCGACATAGAACAAACCGAGAAAACGGTTGCTTGGAGAGTCGTAACGTGTCCATCGCCCTTACTGCGTCGTCCAGACGCTACCTCGCCGCTCTGGCTGATGAACTCGACATCAGTGATACCCGCTACGAGCAGGCCGAGCAGAGCTACATGTCGCTTGGACGATGGCTGAACCGCCCGGACTCGACGATAAGCCACTACGATCCGGTGGTGTACGTGCAGGGGTCGTTCGGACTGGGTACGGTGATCAAGCCGCTGAGCGACGCGGAGGAGTACGACGTCGATTCCGTATGTGAACTAAAGCTACTGGCGAAGACGCAGAAGACGCAGCAGCAGCTGAAGACGATGCTCGGCGTGGAGATCGAGGCCTATCGACGGTCGAAGGGCATGCTGAAGCCGCTGCACGAGGGCCGGCGTTGCTGGACCCTCAATTATGCCGACGGTGCACAATTCCACATGGACGTCGTGCCGGCACTCCCGAACGGCACTTCCGCCAGGAAACTTCTCGAGGCTTATCGACTCGAAACCCGATGGACGGGAACCGCGATCGGCATCACCGACAACGAGCGGCACGACTACCGTCACATCACCGAGGACTGGCCGCGATCAAACCCCAAAGGGTATCTGGAATGGTTCAGGTCACGGATTATCGTGGTGCTGAACGAGCGGAAGCGGGTTCTCGCGAAATCCTTGAACGCCAGCGTTGAGAAGATCCCGGACTACAAGGTTCGCACTCCCCTCCAGGCTTCGATCATGATCCTGAAGAGGCATCGCGACATCATGTTCGAGAATGATGGGATCAACTGCTGCCCAATCTCGATCATCATCACGACCCTGGCGGCTCATGCCTATGGTGGACAGGAGGACGTCGGCGACGCCCTGCTGGCCATTCTGACCGGCATGGAGGCGTACATCCTGCGCGATCGGAACGGGCGGGCGCTGATCCCGAACCCGACCGATCCGATGGAGAACTTCGCGGACAAATGGGCGGAGCATCCAGAGCGTGAACGCGCATTCTTCAAGTGGCTTCGTCAGGCCCAAGCTGATTATGCCCGAGTGGCGGGGCTGGAGAGCGGCGCCCTGATCACGGAAACCCTTTCGCCGCAGATGGGTACCGCGCTGGCGAAGCGGGCTGAGACCCGGTTCCGCGGGGGATCGAGTTCGCTCCTGAGAGGCGCCACGGCAGCGGCTGCAAGTTCGTCGCCGTCCTTCGGCTCCGTTCCTCGGATACCAAGCAAGCCGAAGGGCTTCGCGTGATCTGGTGGCTCTCGCAGCCGAGCCGTGCTCGCAGCGAGCGACTTGCGATCGCCGAGTTGGAGGAGCGCTACGGTTGGCTGTCGGGGGTGAAGTGGGAAGTCAGAGAGGAGGCGCGCCTCGCAGCAGACTTCGAGATCGAACATCTCGGACAAGCGGTTGCCATGACGATCACCTTTCCCAGCTTCTTCCCCGACGTTCCGCCTCAGGTACGCCCGCGTGAGGAGATCTGGCTTTCGGGCCATCAGTATGGCGTCGGCGGCGAGCTCTGCCTGGAATACCGTCCGGATAATTGGGAACCCACGTACACCGGCGCGATGATGATCGAGAGCGCTCACCGGCTGTTGATCGGTGAGACGCCTTCAGAGGGCGTTGTGGCGGAAGTGGATACGGCCCACCGGGTCACGACCGCGCAGGAGATACGCAACGCCAAGTACCGGTTTATGCTGCCCGCCGCAGCCCGCGACGGGCTGAACGGTCTGCCCTTGTTCGCTCCGGTCCCATTCGAAATGTCGGAGCGCTACGAGGCCGGACATTGGCTCGCCGTGCCTCGCCGTTTCGGCGAGGAGAAGGCGCCACTCTGGTCATGCGATTCCGACACTCCCAGGAACCGTCGGCGCATGGGTTTCGCGTTCAGGCTTCCGGATGGCTTCCGAGACACGATCCGGTCGAGCTATGATTTCCTGGAGGCGCTTGGGAGCGTCGCAGGGTACGAAGCGCTTGCGGCGATATTAGCATCGTCGCCAGAGGAGGCGGCCTTCCTCATCGAATGCGGCGGTGACGTGCACGTCATGTCGTTGGCGCCGGGCGACGGGAAGCGGCCCATGTACCAATACCGTCTGGTCAATCTTCCTGATGCGGAGCGAAGGCTGGCGAACGAGTACCACCGTTTGGCCGGAGCATCCGTCGCGATAGTCGGTTGCGGTTCGGTGGGTTCCAAGATCGGCGCTTCGCTGGCACGCGCCGGCGTCGGCCGCTTCGTACTCGTCGACGGGGACATCCTGTATCCGGGCAATCTGGTCCGCAACGATCTGGACTGGGGGTCGGTCGGCCTCAACAAGCCGGATGCTGTTTCCAAGAGGATCCGGGACATCAGGCCTTCAACCGTCGTGGAGACGCGGCGTGTCCTGCTGGGAGGGCAGGAGAGTTCTGCCGCCACCGACGCCGCTCTGGTAGCCGTCGGCAAGTGCGACGTGATCATCGACGCGACGGCCGAAGGGCAGATCTTCAATCTCTGTGGCGCAGTCGCTCGGAACGAACGGAAGATCATGGTCTGGGGAGAAGTCTTCGCCGGCGGGATCGGCGGATTGGTAATGCGGCTGCGTCCCGACGTTGACCCGGTGCCGCATGCAGCGCGCCGGCAGATCATGGATTGGTGCACGGATCACGGCCGGCCGCCGCCGCAAGGCGATCAAGTCCAGTATGGACTGGCGTTGAACGAAGGCTCTTCGCCGTTGATCGCGGACGATGCCGATGTAGGCCTCGTGGCCGGTCACATGGCGCGCTACGCCATCGACTCGCTGTTGCGCCCCGAGAGCGTGTTCCCGCAGTCTGCGTACGCCATCGGTTTTCAGCGCGATTGGATCTTCGATGGCCCCTTCGACACGTGGCCGATCGAGTTACGTCCTGAGGGATGCTGGGGTCCTCAGAAGGACGACGACCTAAGCGGCGAACTGGCAGCCTTGGCAGCGGAGTTGTTTCCCGATGCTCAGACCGACCGGGCGGCATGAGGCTGTTCCTGCGTGAGGAAGTTCGACGGGGGCTGCATCGCGCGGTGAGCGCGGCTGGTCGCCTCGAGATCGGCGGAGTCCTCATGGCCGAGCAGATCGCTCCAGGATCCTTCCACGTCGTGGAGTTCACCACGGACGGGCGCACGGGCAGTTCGGCGCATTTCGTCCGCTCGGTTGATAATCATCGGGCGGCGCTGAAGGACTTCTTCCAGCGGACGGCATCCGATTTCGGACGCTTCAACTATCTCGGCGAGTGGCACTCGCATCCGAACCACCAACCGGTTCCGAGCACTGAGGATGTGTTCTCGATGGAGAGCTTGGTCTCCGGCGAACGCGACATCCCATTCGCGGTCCTGCTGATCGTTCAAGCCGGACGCCGGACGCTCGCCTGCACCGCGACCCTCTTCGAAAGGGACGGAGAACCTCGCCCGGTCGCAATATCTGACGTGCCCTTCACCGCGACAGGAGAGTAGCAATGTCGAAGACGAGCATACCACCCAGGATCGCTGCCGCGCTCTGGGCGCGCGCCGGCGGCAGATGCGAGTATCGCGGATGCAACGAGGATCTCGTCGGCGACCTGATCTCGAACAAGAGGAACGCCCTGTTCGGCTTCATCGCCCACATCGTTGCCGACAGCCGCGATGGCCCCAGAGGTGATCCCGTCCTGTCACCGAAGCTGGCGAAGGACATCGCCAACCTGATGCTGCTGTGCGGTAAGCACCACAAGATCGTCGATGTGGATGGCGTGGACGAACACCCGGTCGATGTCCTGTTGGCGATGAAGGATGCCCACGAGACCCGTATCGCTATCAACACCGGAATCGCAGAGGAGTACGGGTCCCATGTGCTCCGTTTCGGGGCGACTATCGGGAATCACGAGGCGCTGGTCTCCACCCAGGCGATCTTCGCGGCGATGCCTCCAGACCGTCATCCCGCGTCGAGCCAGACCATCGATCTGGAGATGCTCAACCAGGCGTTCAGGGATGACGAACCAGAGTATTGGGAACTGCAGCGCCGCAATCTGGACCGATTGTTCGCCGAGAAGGTCGGCGGCAGGATCGAGCGTCAGGAAATCAGGCATCTGAGCGTCTTCGCGCTCGCACCCCAGCCTCTCTTGATTGAGCTGGGGCGCCTGTTGAACGAGATCGTGCCTATCACCGTCCATAACCGGCATCGCGAACCCGCCACATGGAACTGGCAGCGTGATCGCCCACCTCTCGAGTACATTGTCTCCCGACCCCCGAAGGGCGCGTGCGGGAAGGTTGCCTTGAAACTGGCCGTGAGCGCCACGGTAAATGACGATCGATTGAAGAGCGTATTGGGAGAAGACGCGGCGATCTGGTCCGTCACGATCGCCACGCCTGGCAACGATGTCGTGCGTCGGCCCGAGGATCTGTCGGCATTCAGGACGACTCTTCGTTTGCTCTACGACGAGGTCAAGGCAAGGCACGGTGAGAGTGCCGTCATCAACGTTTTTCCGGCTCTACCTGCATCGCTAGCGGTAGAGACAGGGCGTGTATGGATGCCAAAGGCGGATCTCCCGCTGCTGATTCACGATCAGCAGCGGGAACGCGGATTCATACCGACTATCTCGATCGGAGCCGCTCGACATTCAAGCGGAAGGTCGCAATCCTAGTCACCTGGAACTGAAGTAAGTCGCATTGTATGCTGGCTCCGCTGATGAGGAGCTTGGCATGGCGAACGCGGGCGGCCGACCGACGATGCCTCTGGTGTTGGAGGCGGAGGAGCGGGACTATCTGGAGCGGCAGGTTCGCCGGCGGCGGGTGTCTCGCTCGATGTCGGAGCGGTGCCGTATTATCCTTCGCTGTGCGGACGGTATTCAGAGCAAGGTTGTCGCTGCTGAGTTGGGCGTGCACGAGCACACAGTCGGTAAGTGGCGACGGCGCTTCCTGAAGGACCGAGTTGAGGGACTGATGGACGAGGCTCGGCCCGGACGACCGAGAACGATCGACGATGATCAGGTTGCTGCCGTGATCGAGCGCACACTCCGCTCCACGCCAACTGACGCGACCCACTGGTCGATACGCTCGATGGCGGGTGCGACCGGCTTCTCCCACACGACGATCCGGCGCATCTGGTCGGCCTTTGGGCTGCAACCGCATCGGTCGGAGACGTTCAAGCTGTCGAGCGATCCCCTGTTCGTGGAAAAGGTCCGCGACATTGTCGGGCTCTATCTCTCCCCGCCTAACCGCGCGTTGGTGCTCAGCGTCGACGAGAAGAGCCAGATCCAGGCGCTCGATCGAGAGCAGCCGGTCCTGCCGATGATGCCAGGAGTACCCGAGCGGCGCACTCACAGTTACGTCCGTCACGGCACGACCTCGCTGTTCGCAGCGCTCGACATCGCTTCGGGGTTCGTGATCGGCAAATGCTACAAGCGTCATCGCGCCGCCGAGTTTCTGGACTTCCTTAAGCAGATCGACGCCCAGGTGCCGCCCGATCTCGATGTCCACATCATCATGGACAATTACGCGACCCACAAAACCGCGCTCGTCCGGGCCTGGCTCGCCCGCAGGCCGCACTATCATGTGCATTTCACGCCGACTTCGGCTTCGTGGATCAACCAGGTCGAGCGCTGGTTTGCCGAACTTACCCGCAAGCAACTGCGCCGCGGCGTCCATACCTCCACCAATCAGCTCGAGCAGGACATCCGTGCCTTCATCGAGCGCCACAACGAGAACCCGAAGCCCTACCGATGGACCAAGTCCGCCGACGAGATACTCGCCTCCGTAAAGCGCTTCTGCCAAGCCGCAGACCGTACGTTATGCGGCGAACTTTAGATTCAGGTGACTAGATTCGTGATCGAAGAACTCCCAGGCACCGCCGTCAACGGTTCGAGTCAGTTCGCGTTGGCCTGAACTGTGGCGCGCCGTCGGCGAACTAACGGCGCTGCGGCTTTCGCGGCGAGCGGTGCGTTCTCCCGCTCGTACAGGGCCATCAGATGTTCGACGCGGTGTCGATCCGACGCGAACGCCTCGCGGCGATACGCCTTGTCGACGGCTGCATCGAGTCGCCTGTGAGCCGACTTCAACTCCGGGGGCATGCCCAGCGGATCGTACAGGTGGGCAAGCGACGACGCTGGCTGCCAGCGCGCACGCTCATCGAGAACTGCAGTGGCGAGATTGGCGATGGTTGATGCCTGGTTGTCGTCGAGACGCGGCATGGGGAACGTGTTGTAGACGATGTCGATAGAGTAGCGCGGGTCGCTCTTCATCCGTCCGCCGATGAACTTGAGCCAAGCATTGTGCATGCGGGAGGTCAGCAGCCCGAACAGCACGGGGGTCGCATCCGGCACGATCCTCACGAGGCTGCTTGGCACGGTGGGAGGCTCGGCCCAGCCGATGGGGATGTATTCCCGGCGCTCGGAACTGGTCTCCGGCACAACGAGGAACGGCGTGGTCGGGCGAACGGTGACGTGGAAGCGGGTCGGGTACTGAGCCAGCTTCGCCCCGTCCGTGCTGCCTTCCTTGATACGCCGCTTGTTCTTACCTTCGATAAGACCGAGGCGGAAGTCGCGAACCTGGGAGATCACGTGTCGCACGTGCGGAAGCGATGCCAGCTCGTTGGGTGACAGGTTCTGGACCGAAAGCAGCCAACGCTCCTCGCCGTTGATGAACTCGTGACTGCCGATGAACGGCACGAACATGCCCTTCGAGGCAGGTTCGAGTTGCTCGAACCGGCGACGCTCCTCCGTCGTGAAGATGTAGAAGCCGCCACCCACCTGTATAGGCGCGTCCATTGACATGGAGAGCCCCGCGGCCGGGTCCGGTCGCGGGGCTCTCTGTCCACTAAAGGGCGGGATCAGGCAGGTAAGGGAATAGGTGGTGCGTTCGTCGTGTCGTCTTCGAGCGACGCCGCCATCACCATCAGCATCCTGTGCGTCAGCCTGTCGGCCGTGTCGCCCATCAGGAGTTCCGCCCAGTTCGCCCAGCGGTCGAGACGGAGCCCCAGCCATTCGTAAAAAGCATCGCGCTGTTCCTCGGTATTGAAGGTCAACGACCAGACCATCTGCATCATGGGAATGGCGCCGTTACCACGGCGGAATAGCACGACCGCCGGTCTGATGCCGATCTGCTTCCTGAAGAACGCGCGATCCCACTTCGCGGCCGCCTGCTCCAGTCGCGCCAGCCGTGCCTCGCGTTCCTCGGGCCCGAGCCCGAGTTCGCCCAGCTGTCGGATGGTCGCCACGCTGGGACGGGTGCTGCCGACGCTGGCGGGACGGGTAGCCGCCAGCATCTGGAGCACGGACATGCCGAATGCCATCGGCTTGTCGAAACCGCTCTTGCTGGCGCGGACGAACCCCTCGGCCCGCAGCCAGTGGACGTACCACCATGCGAAGTCGGTGTTGCCGCGGAACAGGTCGGTCGCCCGCTCCTGGTCGTGCAGGTCGCGACGCATCATGGCCGCGAGCACGGCATGCATCATCTCCAGGCGGGCGTCCGGCACTCGGCCATACTCCAGCTCGCCCTTGAGGTGCCCGACCCAGAAGGCTTCGCGGATGGTGGCCCATTCCATGCCGGTGTCGTCGTCGACGAACACCGGCGCAGCGTTGTGCCTCGGCTCGAGGCGGAGGTGGCTGCCCCAGGGCAGCTCATGATCATCGTTCCTCGGCATGGCGCTCAACCTCCCACCCGGCGGGGATCGTAGGCGGACACTGACGGCTGTTCCGACTGGACGGTTGTGTGGTCCACCCCATCTGCGATAGCCAGGAGCTGCGCTGCGAGACGGACGCATTCGCGGTAGACGAACGCCTCGTCGCGGTAGACCCGTTCGTTGACGCCGGCGGGCACGTCACGTCCCTGCAGGGGATTGCTGCCTCCCGGGATCACGTCACCGGCCTGGTCGCACGAGAAACCCAGCCACCACGCGTCATCGTGCTCCTTCCCTTCCTTGGTGAGTGGCCGCTGGGAATGAGAGGGGCGAGTGTCCACGTCTGTGACATGGCAGACGCTGGTCGATTCCGGCTCGTACTTCTGGCAGGCCGCCGCATAGTTGACTCCGCCGTGGGCACGGAGGTCGAGGCCGACGAGCGCGCCGGGCGTGACGCCGAACAGCGGATGGTCGGGACCTACGCCAACGAAACCCTCCCAGCACCCTGTCGAGCCCGAGCGCTTGATGATGCACCCGAGACCGCTCATGCGGTCAGTCCACGCGATCTTGTCCGCCTCGCCGTCCCACGGGCCACGGCTGCTGGGATGGACGGTGGGCACGTGAAACACGGCCTCGACCGGTACCAAGTCGGTGCCGCCATGCATGGGCCGGGTCACGTTGCGGGTGGGCTTGATGGCGGGCAGGTTCGTACCGCTGGTGTTCTTCTTCCTGGGCATGTTCGTATTCCTCATCGGCCCGGCATCGTTGCGCGGGCATGTCGTCGTTCTGGATGAATGGCGGTCCTGCCGCCTGGTCCGGGGCTCGGCGGCCCGCGTGCTCCTCCGAAGGCAAGGCGGTGGCGTCCGCCGACGGGAACGTGCCCGCCGACGTGGTAGGTGTCGGTCATGATGATGGTCTCCGGCGGGCGGCTCAGGCGTGGAGCAGCACCCACTCCTCGTTGAAGTCCTTGGCACCGCCATGCGGGAACAGTTCGCCGGTCTGGATTCCCTTGCGGCCGAGGGCCTCGCGCGCTGCCGCTACTGCCGCGCGGCCGGACTCGTCGGCGTCACCGCAGACCGTGACGTGCCAGATGCCGCGGGGCATCTCGACGTGCTGGAGGTTGGCGTCGCCGAATGCGGACCAGACGGTGGCGCCTGGAAACATCAGCCTGAGCGACAACGCGTCCTCGACCGCGCTCGCGAGCATGATCTTCGGCATGACGGGACCGAGACGCAGGGCTGTACCGCGCACGCGACCAAGGCTGAGCCTCGGCGAACCTCCACGCATCTTGCGACCCTCACGATCGAGGTAGGTACGCTGGATGCCGACGATCCTGCCGTCCGCGTCCTGGGCCCCAGCGATCATCGCCGAATGGCGCGGACCCGGGCTGCCGTCATCGTTCCAGTAGCGGGGGGTCCTCCCGAACCGAATGGTGCTCGGAACGGAGTACCCGATGGCCCTGCTCAGGAGGTAGGTTTCCGCCACCGTGCCGTCGACCGGCCCGGCCGTGCGCCACTCGTCGCGGGCGCGGGCGCGGTTGGCCGCCTTGGCGGCGGCGTCCGCCTTTCCGTCCGCGATCGTGACGGGCCGGGTCTCCGCCCCCGCCAGTGCCTTGCACGCTTCGGGAAAATCCACCTTCCTGAGGCGGGAGAACAGGTCGATGGTGTCGCCGTGCGCCGCACAGCCGTGGCAGAAGTACACGCCCTTGCTATCGTTCAGGAAGAAGCTGGCGGTGTTCTCGTCGTGGAAGGGGCAGAGACCCCTCATCTCGGTACCGACCTGGACGAGGTCAGTGGCTTCTGCCGCCACCTCGGCGATGGACACCTCCGCCTTCAGCTTCCCGGTGTCGATCGACCCGTCCGGTCTGACGTACCTGGCGGGCAGACCCGCGGTCCAAGCATTCGCTCTCATGTCATGATCCTTCTCGACTGCGCGTCATTCGCGACGCTCCCGGTGGATCGGCGGCCAAATTTCTTCGGCCATCCGCTTCCACCGTTCTTTCCTCGATCCACGGCAGCGCCGATCAGGCGTTGCCGGACTGCCCGGTTTGCGTTCCTCCGCGGGCTGGAACCGTGGTGGCGTCGATGATGACGACGCCGTTCGCGCTGCTGCCGACCGTCAACTTGCCCCGCGCCCTCTCTGGCGTGTCGTGTCCCGCAGGATGCTGCACCAGGTCTCGAGCGCCATGGCGGCGATCTCTGCCCTGACGCGGGGCGGCTGCACGCCGCGGTCGTACCGACCGAGCGCCGTTGCGGTCTCCGCCGGCGAACGGCCGGCGGCGCTGAGGGCCCGTTCGCCGGCGACCCTGATGCCGTGGAAGTTCCAGCCCTCTATCTCAATCGCGTCGGACACGGTGTCGGCGAGGTAATCCTGCAGCCGGTCCAGCCGGACGTATCTGGCCTCGAGGCGCTTCCCACGCCCGGCGGTTACCGCCTGACCTTTGCCCGACGCCGAGCCCGCCACTCGGAGAATGGTCGCCCTTGCGTCGCCGGGAAGAACGAGGATGCGGTTCCTGCCGCCCCGGGCCGGGATTTCGACGAACCCGGTTGCCCACTCGATCTTCTCGAGATCGATCGCGACGGCTTCCCACGGCAGGCACAGCGCCAGGATCGATACCTCCAGTACGGTGCCGTACGGCCCTCCGGCACTGCGGGCGGCGGCCAGCAGGCGCCTGACTGCCGTGATCGACGGCACGATTGGACTGCTTCCCGCCATCAGCCTGCTCGCCCCGGGCGGAACGGGGGCAACCCACTGCGACGGATGGGAGCGCGTGTCCCTCCGTCAATCAGCGCGAAGGGCGAGGGCGGCATCAGCCCGAGCCTGTACGACCACCAATCAGCTGCGGCGCGCTGATCGAAGAGCATCTGGGCTCGATCGATATCCGTGACGTGTCTGATGCCGAACCCCGCCTGCGCCATCGCGACATGATGGGCGATGCCATCGTCCGCCATGTTGGCGAACACGCTCTCGCGCAGCAGGCGGAATGACCACGCGAACGTGATCGGTTCCTCTTTGTCGGACGCTAGCAGCTCCCTGGCGTAGTCTTCCGTGTCCTTGTCGGCGGTGATGCCGCGCCCGAAACCGTCGTCCAGCAGCGGACCGTCATGACGATCGTAGAGCGCTGCAGCGATGGTCATCGCGGCATCGTGACCGAGCGCGACTTCGGCGATGAAGCCGGAGGGATCCTTGACGCGCAGCAGGCCCTGGTTCCTGTCGATCATCTCGATGGGGGCGCTGGCGATGGCGGCGGCGCTGCACGGGATCAGCGCCATGATCGCGGCCAGCTGGGCTGGCGGTTCTTGGCTGCGCGACGCGGTGCGCTGCAGCGCCGCGATTTGTTCGTTGTCGAGTAGGCACACGCGGGCGTGCGCCTCCTTGGAGACGTTCGGCATGTCCGGTCCTTTTTGATGGATCGGGGCGGACCGTGGTCCGCCCCCGCAGATCAGTTCGCGGCCCAGTGCTCGCTGGTGCTCGCCACGCGGTTCATCGCCTTGAAGCGGTTGAGGTCGCGGATGCTGTAACGGACCGAGCGTCCGATCTTATGATAGTGGCAGCCGCCACCATATACGCGTTGCTTGCGCAGCGTGCCCGGCTTCTGACCCAGGACGATGGCCGCCTCATGAGTGTCGACGAGGCGATCCTCGTCAAAGTAGTCGGCAACTTCCGACATGATGGTTCTCCGTCGCTGACCGACCGGAATTGATCGGCGACGAACCAGATATCGGCGTTCGAAAAGGAACGCGAAGCAGTCTGCGGACTAAATGACCCGAAACGCTGAAGATCCGTGGAGCTTCCGTGGAGCTTCCACCAAGGTTTGTTCAACCTGGACGTCGCTTTCCGAACCGGGCTCTCTTTCCGTCATCAGCGGCGATCGCGCGGGCTTTGGCTTCTTGGTAGCAGCGACCCAAAGCCCTTGCGCCGAAGACATCTTCTACCGCAGCTTCGAAGTCCTGGTTTTTGGCATTCTCGTAGTCGCCCGAGTCCATGAGGGAGATCAGGTAACGGGCGACCGCTTCCTTATCGATCTGACCACGATCGACTTGACGTTTGATGGTCCAAGGGGGGAGATCGTCCAAGGCAACGATTTGCACGTATGATCGACGTGCTGCTTCGATCAGCGCTCGATCCAGACCGATGCGCGAGACGAAGATGAGATGGTCGGGCTGGGCGTCTGCATCGAACGGCCGGGATAGGTTCAACGAGCAGGAAGCCAC encodes:
- a CDS encoding DUF7146 domain-containing protein, whose product is MRANAWTAGLPARYVRPDGSIDTGKLKAEVSIAEVAAEATDLVQVGTEMRGLCPFHDENTASFFLNDSKGVYFCHGCAAHGDTIDLFSRLRKVDFPEACKALAGAETRPVTIADGKADAAAKAANRARARDEWRTAGPVDGTVAETYLLSRAIGYSVPSTIRFGRTPRYWNDDGSPGPRHSAMIAGAQDADGRIVGIQRTYLDREGRKMRGGSPRLSLGRVRGTALRLGPVMPKIMLASAVEDALSLRLMFPGATVWSAFGDANLQHVEMPRGIWHVTVCGDADESGRAAVAAAREALGRKGIQTGELFPHGGAKDFNEEWVLLHA